The Paenibacillus sp. FSL R7-0204 genome includes a region encoding these proteins:
- a CDS encoding response regulator transcription factor, which translates to MAKIVVVDDDLFILQLLSEYLRKEGYEVTSFSNGRTLVEHVRTEHPDCLILDIMMPGIDGLALLTELRTFTELPIIMISARGEESDRIQGLELGCSDFLSKPFNPRELVGRVKSMLRLARAGNAAAEETSQVVTAKQVCKSGNVEIDADYRKVTVNAEEVSLTSREFDLLLFLASHLERPFGREHLIQQVWEYDFFGDVRVVDDVVKRIRKKLAEHHSTLLIDTVWGFGYRASVRKV; encoded by the coding sequence GACGACGATCTTTTCATTTTACAGCTGCTCTCGGAATATTTGCGCAAGGAAGGGTACGAGGTGACTTCGTTCTCGAATGGCCGCACGCTGGTCGAGCATGTCCGTACAGAGCACCCGGATTGCCTGATTCTCGATATTATGATGCCGGGGATTGACGGTCTGGCGCTGCTCACCGAACTGCGTACCTTCACCGAGCTTCCTATTATTATGATCTCTGCACGCGGCGAGGAGAGTGACCGGATTCAGGGGCTGGAGCTGGGCTGTAGTGACTTCCTGAGTAAGCCGTTCAATCCGCGTGAGCTGGTGGGCCGGGTGAAGTCTATGCTGCGTCTGGCTAGAGCGGGTAATGCTGCTGCGGAGGAGACCTCCCAGGTGGTAACGGCGAAGCAAGTCTGCAAGTCCGGGAATGTGGAGATTGACGCGGATTACCGGAAAGTAACGGTGAATGCAGAGGAAGTAAGCTTGACCTCGCGGGAGTTCGACCTGTTGCTTTTCCTGGCCTCCCATCTGGAACGGCCCTTCGGGCGTGAGCATCTGATTCAGCAGGTGTGGGAATATGACTTTTTCGGGGATGTCCGGGTTGTAGATGATGTGGTCAAAAGAATCCGCAAAAAGCTCGCCGAGCACCACTCCACACTTCTAATTGATACGGTGTGGGGCTTCGGATACCGGGCATCCGTGCGGAAGGTGTAG
- a CDS encoding sensor histidine kinase, translating to MRTIRGKMLFSLCIAMLITVAITVMLFVHLIDDILMNQVKAELHGQVGKAQKLLSDGDLNNLNSTQFKYVVKGLMMNADYMILDGNQRIVDASDEKEEGKQLQYTPTGKNGIALLHGRKVLYAQEKLRGLSDEIFIYSPLSSLRALYGSLMRTTLLSIGASFVVILAIGLFAVSRVVRPLNRLKEAVGRYEPSYAQGNPFPQGDRTEIGELMTTFQSMSGRIQQHQRNQIEFLQNISHELKTPLMSIHGFVFAIQDQVVTQEEGLEVITNQSQRLIDMVDKLLQLSRLEAVDEHWPAANIDLRTMAEEAAMLLMPEASRRDLKLSVEGESLQVTIPGEQLFRILVNLLQNAVRHTTDQVVIRVEHEIPGAEWAIHIEDNGPGLAEEEREAVFERFYTGANGVTGLGLAICRQIAARLNGELTYSRSEMGGARFSFRKKVGE from the coding sequence ATGCGGACCATTCGCGGTAAAATGCTGTTCTCGCTCTGCATTGCCATGCTCATCACGGTAGCAATTACGGTGATGCTGTTCGTGCATCTGATCGACGACATCCTGATGAATCAGGTGAAGGCTGAGCTGCATGGACAGGTAGGGAAGGCGCAGAAGCTGCTAAGCGATGGTGACCTCAACAATCTGAACAGCACGCAGTTCAAGTATGTCGTCAAGGGCCTGATGATGAACGCGGACTATATGATTCTGGATGGCAACCAGAGGATCGTTGATGCCAGTGATGAGAAGGAGGAAGGGAAGCAACTACAATACACGCCTACGGGGAAAAATGGAATTGCCCTCCTACACGGCAGGAAGGTCCTATATGCGCAAGAAAAGCTGAGAGGGCTGTCCGATGAAATCTTCATCTACTCGCCGCTATCTTCGCTTAGAGCCTTATACGGCTCACTCATGCGAACCACCTTGCTGTCCATCGGAGCCAGTTTTGTGGTGATTCTCGCGATCGGGCTGTTCGCCGTCTCACGGGTGGTGCGTCCGTTGAACCGGTTGAAGGAAGCTGTTGGGCGATATGAGCCTTCCTATGCACAGGGCAATCCTTTTCCGCAGGGGGACCGGACCGAGATCGGGGAGCTGATGACCACCTTCCAGTCCATGTCGGGGCGCATCCAGCAGCATCAGCGGAACCAGATTGAATTCCTGCAGAATATCTCACATGAGCTCAAAACCCCCCTGATGTCCATCCACGGCTTCGTGTTCGCTATTCAGGATCAGGTGGTCACGCAGGAGGAGGGGCTGGAGGTCATTACCAACCAATCGCAGCGCTTGATTGATATGGTAGACAAGCTGCTCCAGCTCTCCCGGCTGGAAGCCGTTGACGAGCATTGGCCCGCCGCCAACATTGACCTGCGGACCATGGCCGAAGAAGCCGCCATGCTGCTCATGCCGGAGGCCAGCCGGAGGGACCTGAAGCTCAGCGTGGAAGGCGAGAGCCTGCAAGTTACGATTCCCGGCGAGCAGCTGTTCCGTATTCTGGTCAACCTGCTGCAGAATGCGGTTAGGCATACCACAGATCAGGTGGTCATCCGGGTGGAACACGAGATTCCGGGAGCCGAGTGGGCAATCCATATTGAAGATAATGGTCCGGGGCTGGCAGAAGAGGAGCGGGAAGCGGTCTTCGAGCGTTTCTACACTGGAGCGAACGGAGTCACCGGCCTCGGCCTGGCCATCTGCCGCCAGATCGCGGCTCGGCTGAACGGGGAACTGACCTATTCCCGCTCGGAGATGGGTGGGGCTCGGTTTAGTTTTAGGAAGAAGGTTGGGGAATGA
- a CDS encoding SMI1/KNR4 family protein has protein sequence MRTIIGSLPTDFKAFYTLKNGSGYPLNLLYTSYGDSVIPFTLLSLDDIRDTKKFFCDRDNLMSEYYSDEEISKLDSRIKPYLFNKDWFPFAQVVGGALYLMLDFDPTEHGTAGQVIFYVHDPDFVYFIAPTFSELLQDTIQNLEDDWYEECR, from the coding sequence GTGCGTACAATAATAGGTTCATTGCCAACAGACTTTAAGGCGTTTTATACTCTTAAGAATGGCAGTGGTTATCCGCTTAATCTTTTGTATACTTCATATGGAGATAGTGTTATTCCATTTACCTTGCTTTCCTTAGATGATATTAGAGATACTAAGAAATTTTTCTGCGATCGCGATAATTTAATGAGCGAATATTATAGCGATGAGGAAATTAGTAAGCTAGATTCTCGTATTAAGCCCTATTTATTTAACAAGGATTGGTTTCCTTTTGCACAGGTTGTAGGAGGTGCATTGTACCTAATGTTAGACTTTGACCCGACAGAACATGGTACAGCTGGGCAAGTTATCTTTTATGTACATGACCCTGATTTTGTTTATTTTATAGCCCCAACCTTTTCAGAACTTTTACAGGATACTATTCAAAATCTTGAAGATGATTGGTATGAAGAATGCAGATGA
- a CDS encoding AAA family ATPase, translating to MNKPHGIIVFGANGSGKTTLGCELAHLLNFKHMDHEDYHFKKSEIPYTAVRPYEECLSLMFADIEKYRSFILTAVTGDFGDTIPKFYNLAVFISAPIEIRMERIEQRAYNQHGERIRKGGDMYEQHLKFIDFVASRSLSKIEQWVETLTCPVIHIDGTIDWQTNATTIAKRFYEIECQARTVISNMDCSRGSRNLLSPPG from the coding sequence ATGAATAAACCCCATGGAATAATTGTATTCGGGGCAAATGGAAGCGGAAAGACTACACTTGGATGTGAACTGGCGCACCTATTGAACTTTAAGCATATGGATCACGAGGATTACCACTTTAAAAAATCAGAAATTCCATATACCGCAGTACGTCCTTATGAAGAGTGTTTGAGTTTAATGTTTGCCGACATTGAGAAATATCGTTCATTTATCCTCACTGCTGTCACGGGTGATTTTGGCGACACAATTCCTAAGTTTTATAACCTCGCCGTATTTATCTCAGCACCAATTGAAATACGTATGGAACGTATAGAGCAACGTGCGTATAACCAACATGGAGAACGCATACGCAAAGGTGGTGATATGTACGAGCAGCATTTAAAATTTATTGATTTCGTGGCTTCGCGTTCGCTGTCAAAAATTGAACAATGGGTGGAAACCCTAACGTGTCCTGTAATACATATTGACGGTACCATTGATTGGCAGACGAATGCGACGACTATAGCGAAACGTTTTTATGAGATCGAATGCCAAGCCCGGACCGTTATCTCCAATATGGATTGTTCACGCGGCTCTAGGAACCTCTTGAGTCCACCTGGATGA